From Paenibacillus sp. PvR098:
CGCTTCGGTTTCACCGATGACCGTAACCGTTAGAGTAACCCCTCCGGCACTTGAAGTGGTATCCCCTCCTACGATCGCAACGCCGTAGCGAGACGCGCAATCATATAATCCTTCATACATCGCATGAACCCGCTCTACCGGCGTACCCTTCGGCATGCTGAGAGCGATCAGCGCAAACCGCGGCGTTCCGCCCATGGCGGCAATATCACTTACAGATGATGCCATAGCCTTATACCCGACGTCCGTATCCCGCATCGTTACGCGCTTAAAATGGATTTCTTCCGTCATCGTATCGCAAGTCAGAATCAACCTGCTTCCATTCGAGACATGAACTACGGCCGCATCGTCGCCAATTCCCGTTTCTACGCCGCTCTCCTTCTGGAAAGCAGCCGATTGCTTACCGCCGGTCAGCAGTCGAATCAAGGCAAATTCCTCGATCGAGCTCAAAGCCATCCGCCTCCGCTTATGTTTTGACCATTATTATAGCCCTACCGTCTTTCCGTAGCAACAAAAAAGCTTTCCCTTGCGCCTCCTCCCCCCTGAAAAGGTGGCAGATGCTTAGGGAAAGCTCTTCCTTCACTTCACTTCCTGAAGCTCCTTCACCGGTACCACACGGGTATCAGCTGGTTGATGCTCCGCATGTACCTTTGCGGTTTCCTCCTCCGCATTGATACTGTCAATCCATACGGATACTCCGTTCAGCTCTACGTCAAATTTCTCATCCGCACTCAAAATTTGCTGCGCACGATACAGATTCATTTCGCATCACCACCGTCCATAACCGACTCCGGATGATCCATCGTATCGGTGGTGCTCTCCTCGATCAATCCGTTATGCGCACTGACCGTGCCGCCTCCCAGACCTTCGTTAATCATACGGTCGATATCCATAAAGCTGCTGTCCCGTCCTTCATGCGTTGTATCGCTCGTGTAATTCCCACCTGACGTATTAGCATCCGTCAACGTCGTTCCCTCCCATATCTATAGATAAGGTTGGCGCCTTTATGTCCGAACGCCACCCGTCTCCTATAGGATGTCCCAACCGCACAGGACTCCATACAACCAAGTCCAGGGCTTCATGAATCCCGCTCCATTTGCACATACTATGATAAAAGAGGACCCTAATCCCTTGGGAGGTATCCATCATGCATACAGTCTGGAAAGGCGCCATCAGCTTTGGTTTGGTACACGTACCTGTAAAGATGTTCTCCGCCACCGAAGACAAAGACATCTCCATGCGAATGATTCATAAAGAGTGCAATACCCCGCTAAATTTCGTGCGCAAATGCCTGCATTGCGAGCGTGATGTGGAATGGGCAGAAATTGCCCGAGGCTACGAATACGAGCCTGGCTCCTTTGTACTTTTTGAAAAGGATGAACTGGAGAATTTAACCGGCGAGGTGACGAAGGAAATCAAAATTCTTGACTTTGTCGATCTCTCCGACATTGATCCCATTTATTATCAGAAAACGTATTTTCTCTCCCCTAATGAAACTGGCGCCGGCGCATATAACCTGCTGCTCGAAGCGATGAGGCAAACCGGTAAAATCGGTATCGCCAAAGTGTCAATCCGTTCCAAAAGCAGTCTGGCCGCCATTCGGATCATCGACCGATGCATAGCGATGGAGACCATATTTTATCCTGATGAAATCCGTTCAGTTGAGCAGGTGCCCGGCTTGCCGGAGCAAATCAGCGTGAACGAGAAAGAGCTGGACATGGCCAAATTGCTCATTAACCAGCTTTCGACGGAATTCGAACCGGAAAAATATAAGGATGATTACCGCGCCGCAGTGCTGCAGGCGATCGAACAAAAAATATCCGGACAGCAGATACGGGTTGCGCCGGAGCAGCACAAAACCAATGTGATTGACCTGATGTCGGCGCTCCAGGCCAGCTTGGAGGCTGTAAAGCCGGTGACGACCGACCCCACGCCTGCTGCTGCAGCGGGCAAGCCTAAAGCGACCGGCAAAGGAAAAAGCAAAGCCAAAGCTAGGGTAAAAGAAACTGTCGGTTCCTAAATGAGCATTTCTTCAAACACCAAGGTTACTGTCGTGCGAAGTTACGCGGCGGTAGCCTTTTTAATGGATGAACTCTTGTTTATTCTATAGAGACCGCATTGCGCTCTTCGCAGGCCGCTTTTTTCATATGGCTAAGCTCATGCTCGAATTTTCCCTCAATCCTTTTCCTGCTTCCGTACAAAATGATCATATCCCCTTCATGAATAAACAAATTGCGAAGGCGGGGATTGCGAATTTTCTCATGTCCTCTTTGAATTAATAAAACCAAAATATCCTCTTCAGGCCCGATGATGTCATCCAGCTTTTGATCCGAAAACTTAGAATCCCTGCAAATCTCGACTTGGGTGATCCAATCATCGTCTCCCGTATATAAAACCTCTTGAAGCGGCAGTTCGTGTAATGCAAACTCCTCTTGGAGACGCCCATGAAACACACGGGTTAGTTTATGATGAATCGCTTTGATTTTAACCAATCCCAAGACCAATCCGAAGCAAAGCGAGACCCCCAGCAGCTGCGGAACACGGAAGCTTTCCGCCATCATATTGCTAATCGTTGAGATGATAACAGCCAAAGAAAAAACGCCGAACAAGATAAGAAACACAGCAATATTCCGACGAACGGGATGCCGCAGAATCAATTCCGATTCCTTGGTGGTGAAGCCGGTCGCTGTCAGCATAGAAACCGCCTGAAATCTGGCAATCTCCTTCTTGAGCCCGCTTATAACAAAAAGCTCTGCCGAGATTTCCAGCACGATAACAATAAATACGAAATAAATCAAAATAAAGAGGAAGCCCACATCTATGCCCCTCCTTTGTCAGAGATTTCTTGACCATATTTACCACTACTGCGCCGATATGAACCTTTTTAGCTGATTGGCACTCGCTCAAAAAGTGTATTAATAAGTAAAAAAGGAGATCTGTTCATGATTCAAGCCCTTGAAGAAAAGCAACTCCAATCCGCTATTTTCCAGTTCGTGTTCCCCTTCTCGCTCAACAGCAATTGCCAAAGCAAGCTAAAGCTTCAGCTCAACCAGGATGGCTATGAGTTTTTCCATCTTAAAAAGGAGCATCTCGAGGCCGCTTACTATGGACCGGGCCATCGTGTGTCACACCGCAATTTGGAACGCTACTATTTACCGTTTGCCAGCAACATCATGTTCCCGCATGAGGAGAACGACCAATCATTTCAGCGGTATTCCAAACGACTGGATTTGACTTGTAAGCTGGAAACCGTGCATACGTCCTCCATGTTTCAGGTTCATTCGGCGGATGTTTTACTTGCGCCCTTCGATCTCGGATTCATTACCATTCGAACGGAATTATCGGGTGAGGATTTAACGTATACACAAGCACTGGAATTTGCTAGCCGGTTCCGGACGCTCCAAAATTTAAAAGCGGTTGATGATAGCACAAGAATTGTGTGGGAAGAGCAAACCTTCGAGGAAACGGAGCCGTTTATTTTTAACGCCATTGTACCGGGCATGCTGCCATTCTTGGATACGGCCGATTTGAAAGAGACTTATTTTGAGAAGCTTCCGTTTTTCGTGGATGAAAGCATGTATGTACAAGCGTTTATTGCTTTTGCAGAGGAGACGGACATCCGTCCAGAGGATCAGTACCGCGCAGCTCGAATGGATGGGATGGATTCGGAAGGAAAGCCGTATATCAGCTCAACCAACCTTGAATA
This genomic window contains:
- a CDS encoding H-type small acid-soluble spore protein, with the translated sequence MNLYRAQQILSADEKFDVELNGVSVWIDSINAEEETAKVHAEHQPADTRVVPVKELQEVK
- a CDS encoding Ku protein is translated as MHTVWKGAISFGLVHVPVKMFSATEDKDISMRMIHKECNTPLNFVRKCLHCERDVEWAEIARGYEYEPGSFVLFEKDELENLTGEVTKEIKILDFVDLSDIDPIYYQKTYFLSPNETGAGAYNLLLEAMRQTGKIGIAKVSIRSKSSLAAIRIIDRCIAMETIFYPDEIRSVEQVPGLPEQISVNEKELDMAKLLINQLSTEFEPEKYKDDYRAAVLQAIEQKISGQQIRVAPEQHKTNVIDLMSALQASLEAVKPVTTDPTPAAAAGKPKATGKGKSKAKARVKETVGS